From Streptomyces cyaneogriseus subsp. noncyanogenus, the proteins below share one genomic window:
- a CDS encoding helix-turn-helix domain-containing protein, protein MADDYLVRIGKLIRDARQHRGWTQSQLAEALGTSQSAVNRIERGNQNISLEMIARIGEALDSEIVSLGYAGPMHLRVVGGRRLSGAIDVKTSKNACVALLCASLLNKGRTVLRRVARIEEVYRLLEVLHSIGVRTRWINGGVDLEIVPPHELDMAAIDADAAVRTRSIIMFLGPLLHRMDRFKLPYAGGCDLGTRTIEPHMIALRRFGLDIAATEGQYHAVVDRSVSPDRPIVLTERGDTVTENALLAAARHDGVTVIRNASSNYMVQDLCFFLEALGVKVEGIGTTTLTVHGVPDIDVDVDYSPSEDPVEAMSLLAAAVVTESELTVRRVPIEFLEIELAVLEEMGLDHDRTPEYVADNGRTRLVDLTVRPSKLEAPIDKIHPMPFPGLNIDNVPFFAAIAAVAQGKTLIHDWVYDNRAIYLTDLNRLGGRLQLLDPHRVLVEGPTRWRAAEMMCPPALRPAVVVLRAMMAAEGTSVLRNVYVINRGYEDLAERLNAVGAQIETFRDIRNNFV, encoded by the coding sequence ATGGCAGACGACTACCTCGTACGCATCGGCAAGCTCATCCGTGACGCCCGGCAGCACCGCGGCTGGACCCAGTCACAGCTCGCCGAAGCGCTCGGCACCAGCCAGAGTGCCGTGAACCGCATCGAGCGCGGCAACCAGAACATCAGCCTTGAGATGATCGCCCGCATCGGTGAAGCACTGGACAGCGAAATCGTCTCCCTGGGCTACGCGGGCCCGATGCACCTGCGGGTGGTCGGCGGCCGCCGGCTGTCCGGCGCCATCGACGTGAAGACGAGCAAGAACGCCTGTGTGGCCCTGCTGTGCGCCTCGCTGCTCAACAAGGGCCGCACGGTGCTGCGGCGCGTCGCCCGCATCGAGGAGGTGTACCGCCTCCTGGAAGTGCTGCACTCCATCGGCGTGCGCACCCGCTGGATCAACGGCGGTGTCGACCTGGAGATCGTGCCGCCCCACGAGCTGGACATGGCGGCCATCGACGCCGACGCCGCGGTGCGCACCCGGTCCATCATCATGTTCCTCGGCCCGCTCCTGCACCGCATGGACCGCTTCAAGCTGCCCTACGCCGGCGGCTGCGACCTCGGCACCCGGACCATCGAGCCGCACATGATCGCGCTGCGCCGCTTCGGCCTGGACATCGCCGCCACCGAGGGCCAGTACCACGCGGTCGTCGACCGCTCGGTCAGCCCCGACCGCCCGATCGTGCTGACCGAGCGCGGGGACACGGTCACCGAGAACGCGCTGCTGGCCGCCGCCCGCCACGACGGCGTCACCGTCATCCGCAACGCCTCCTCCAACTACATGGTCCAGGACCTGTGCTTCTTCCTGGAGGCGCTCGGCGTCAAGGTCGAGGGCATCGGCACCACCACCCTCACCGTGCACGGCGTGCCGGACATCGACGTGGACGTGGACTACTCCCCCTCCGAGGACCCGGTCGAGGCGATGAGCCTGCTGGCCGCGGCCGTCGTCACCGAGTCCGAGCTGACGGTGCGCCGGGTGCCGATCGAGTTCCTGGAGATCGAGCTGGCGGTCCTGGAGGAGATGGGCCTCGACCACGACCGCACGCCCGAGTACGTCGCCGACAACGGCCGCACCCGGCTGGTGGACCTCACCGTCCGGCCCTCCAAGCTGGAGGCGCCGATCGACAAGATCCACCCGATGCCGTTCCCCGGCCTGAACATCGACAACGTCCCGTTCTTCGCGGCCATCGCGGCGGTCGCCCAGGGCAAGACCCTCATCCACGACTGGGTCTACGACAACCGGGCCATCTACCTGACCGACCTCAACCGCCTCGGCGGCCGGCTCCAGCTCCTCGACCCGCACCGGGTCCTGGTCGAGGGCCCGACCCGCTGGCGCGCCGCCGAGATGATGTGCCCGCCCGCCCTGCGCCCCGCCGTGGTCGTCCTGCGGGCGATGATGGCGGCCGAGGGCACCTCCGTGCTGCGCAACGTGTACGTCATCAACCGCGGCTACGAGGACCTGGCGGAGCGCCTGAACGCCGTGGGGGCCCAGATCGAGACGTTCCGGGACATCCGTAATAACTTCGTATAG